The genomic region AGCGATGACCTACTAGATTATTTAAGTGTTGATGCTGTAGATTATTGCACCTTTGGTAATACAAAACCATTCCGCATTAAGATTAGAAATATTCTTAATGATGGTTTTACATATTTCTATGTAAAAAAAGCAGATGCTTCACGTGTTTATGGATTAGAGCTAGAACATTTATTGTCACCTCACCGTATCAATTTTCTTGTATATGATAATACGCTTATAGAAGAGCATATTGCTGGCATACCAGGTGATGAGTTTATAGCAGACTATATAAAGGATTGTACAGAGTCAGAGCTTACCCAAATAGCAAAAGAGTTTGTAAAATTTAATGAGCGCTGTTTTATTAGGCTTTTAGGTGATATGCGAGCTTATAATTATGTTGTGATTCCTACACATGATTTTGATCGTGTTAGCTATGCGATTAGAGCAATTGACTTTGATCAACAGTGTTATGAAGGTAGATTAAAAGTTTATCGACCGCAGTTCTTTAAAGAAAATCTGCCTATGGTTAAAAATGTTACCGATCGACTAAAAAATCAAAGTATCGATCAGTATAAAAAAGAAGAACGCGCTTTGATTTCTAAAAGATTAATCAATACACAAAGCCGCTATCGCAGTCTCATGAAATGCATGAGAGCAGATAAGGTAAGTACTCCAGAAAAGACAAAACAACTAGGTCGTGAGTTACATGAATTTACTAAAGATGTGAAGTTTAAAAGATCTCGCAACATGGGATCTGTGCTAGCAAACGTTTTAGACTTTGTGAAGCGTAATTATGAACACGTCCATAAGGTTTAAATAGCAATAAATTGTGATTATTACGCTTTCGCGAAAGCGTATAAAAAAAAGCCCAAAGCTATTAACGGCTTTGGGCTTTTTTATATACTTATTAATAGATTATTGTAATCGCTCCAGTAATTTCTCTGCAACGAGTTCTGATGACGCAGGATTTTGACCTGTAATCAATAAACCATCTTCAACGGCATAAGGATTCCAGTCATCTTTTTTAGAATAAATACCACCGTTACTTATCAACATATCTTCTACTAGGAAAGGTACCACATCTGTAAGCTGTACAGCATCTTCTTCACCGTTAGTAAAGCCGGTAACTTTTTTACCTTTTACTAATGGAGAACCATCTGTATTTTTAGTATTCTTAAAGATAGCAGGTGCGTGACATACAGCAGCAACTGTTTTATTGTTATTATAGAAGGACTCAATCAATTTGATAGAGTTTTCATCTTCTGCAAGGTCCCATAATGGTCCGTGACCACCAGGATAGAATACCGCATCATAGTCTGCTTGAGAAACGTCACTTAATTTGATTGTTTTAGAAATCTTATCCTGTGTTTCTTGATCCTCATAATACCTTTTTGTAGCAGGTGTTTGAAAATCTGGTTGTTCACTTTTAGGATCGATAGGTGGTTGTCCACCTTTAGGTGATGCAAGTGTAACATTCACACCTTTATCTGTGAGCAGGTAATATGGAGCAGCAAATTCTTCTACCCAAAAACCTGTTTTCTCACCAGTGTCTCCTAGTTCATCATGACTTGTTAATACAAATAATACATTTTTCATAGCTGTGTTTTTTATTTCTGTTGTCTCTTTATTTTCTACAAGATTATCTTTCTCTTGTGTTTTTGAACCGCAAGAGCTTAATAATAATGTAGCGATAAAGACTAAAGTTATTTTATTCATTTATAATAATTGATATTGTTAATACAAAATTATGATGAATAGAAGTCTTAAAAATTGATGTATGTTAAGAAACACCACTATGTGTAATTTCTTTTCTAATTCTACTTAAACTTTCTGTTGTTATTCCTAAATAAGAAGCAATATGGTAATTTTTAACACTTTGTTCGATATTAGGATAAGTAGTTATAAAAGATAGATATCTTTCTTTAGCAGTTTGAGAAAGGCTAGCAAGAATCCTTTTTTGAAAGCTAGCAAAAGCTCCTTCCATTTTTTTTCTAAAAAAGGTTTCTAACTGCGGAATCTCTTTCAATAGTTCTTCCATGTTAGACCTTGATATCTTATAAACGATAGTATCTTGAATGGTTTCAATATTCATAATAGATTTACCAGTATTAAAAAAAGCCGTGTAGTCACTAATCCACCAATCATTAATGGCAAATTGAATGGTATGCTCTTTACCAGCAGTATCAATAAAATAAGTGCGTAGACAACCTTGATCAACATAATATTGATGAAACACTGTGTCATGCGCCTGTAGTAAAGAGCTTCCTTTTTTTAAAAGCATACGTTCCATTTTTTCATCAATCATTCTACTTTCATTTTGAGAAAGTACAGTGTCTTTAAAGATTTGAGATATTATGGAATTGTATATGGTCATTATTAATTGATTAAAATTGTTATGGATTAGTAGACCATAACGCAGCACTTTTAAGCATCGCTCTTTTAGGTAACTTTAATCCTGCAACAATTAGTTCTGCAAAATCTTCTGGTTGTAAAACGCTGTCTTCAGAGTCCTTGCTTGCAATTCCTAAATCTATAGACATATCTGATGCAATAGTGCTAGGTGTAAGAGTACATACTCTAATGTTATTCTTGCGTACTTCTTTCATTAACGATTCTGACATACCTATAACAGCAAATTTTGATGCAGAATATGCTGATGTGCTTGCATTACCATTCAATCCTGCTGTAGAAGATACATTAATAATTTCTCCATGGTTTTGTTCAATAAGATGTGGTAAAACTTCTTTAGTCACATAATACATACCCATGAC from Nonlabens arenilitoris harbors:
- a CDS encoding type 1 glutamine amidotransferase domain-containing protein; the protein is MNKITLVFIATLLLSSCGSKTQEKDNLVENKETTEIKNTAMKNVLFVLTSHDELGDTGEKTGFWVEEFAAPYYLLTDKGVNVTLASPKGGQPPIDPKSEQPDFQTPATKRYYEDQETQDKISKTIKLSDVSQADYDAVFYPGGHGPLWDLAEDENSIKLIESFYNNNKTVAAVCHAPAIFKNTKNTDGSPLVKGKKVTGFTNGEEDAVQLTDVVPFLVEDMLISNGGIYSKKDDWNPYAVEDGLLITGQNPASSELVAEKLLERLQ
- a CDS encoding 3-ketoacyl-ACP reductase; the encoded protein is MQDLKGKKAIITGGSRGLGKATAIAFAKEGIDVAITGRNEDALKATVTELEQLGVKATYATFDVGNYEEVQTGIKSLIDTLGSIDILVNNAGIAAFGTLNDMPVEQWSQIIQTNVMGMYYVTKEVLPHLIEQNHGEIINVSSTAGLNGNASTSAYSASKFAVIGMSESLMKEVRKNNIRVCTLTPSTIASDMSIDLGIASKDSEDSVLQPEDFAELIVAGLKLPKRAMLKSAALWSTNP
- a CDS encoding Crp/Fnr family transcriptional regulator; protein product: MTIYNSIISQIFKDTVLSQNESRMIDEKMERMLLKKGSSLLQAHDTVFHQYYVDQGCLRTYFIDTAGKEHTIQFAINDWWISDYTAFFNTGKSIMNIETIQDTIVYKISRSNMEELLKEIPQLETFFRKKMEGAFASFQKRILASLSQTAKERYLSFITTYPNIEQSVKNYHIASYLGITTESLSRIRKEITHSGVS